The Penicillium digitatum chromosome 6, complete sequence genome contains the following window.
TGCGGTACATTTCTATGATGGGTTAACGCTTTTGACAAAACATTGGTGAGATTTTGTTACCTAGGCAAAGTTTTTCAACCAGTTGTCGGCAGTACTGACTCCTGCAGGAACCGACTCTACAATGTGGATGTTATTGGGGTTCTCCGGGGCAAGTACCTCACCCCTGCCTTTGCGCTTAAGGTTGGCGAGACCGCTATTCGCAACTGTTTGCGTGATCAGCTCAAGTTCCTCCGCGATGAAAGCCGTAAATACATGGGTAGTCATCCGGTGGTATTTACGGAGATTGGAATCCCCTATGACATGGACGACAAAAATGCATACAAGACAGGCGACTATAGTAGCCAAACTAGCGCCATGGATGCAAATCATTTTGCATTAGAAGGGAGTACTTCCAATGGCTTTACTCTATGGGTATATGTCACACAGGTAGGTAGCTTTGCTCCTCAAAACATGAATTGTACTGAAGCAGCGTAGAACAACCACGAATGGGGTGACCAATGGAACGGGGAGGACTTGTCTATCTATTCTCGCGACGATCTGGAACTACCAGCGGGATCTACCACTCGACCTCCTGATCCACATTCCCCGGCCTACTCCGAAAGCCAAAGTAGCGGAGCAGAGCCAAATGTTGGGCCCCGTAATCTCAAGGGTGCCTTgtcaaccccttcaatctcCAGTGACCGCTCACAGCCATCTTTGCGAGAGCAGCAAGGCTATCGCGCCGCAGAGGCATATCTTCGTCCGAGTCCAACATATGTGAGCGGAAAGTTGGATAGTCACGTTTTCGATCTCAAGAATTGTGCTTTTACTCTATCACTGACTGCCAAAGGGGCAACCACTGCGACTGCCCCGACCGAAATATATCTTCCTGAGTTCCATTTCCCAGAGAGCAACATCGTGGTTGCAGTCAGCGGTGGAAAGTGGGACATTGACGTCCAGGACGTTCAGGGTGTCAGGATACAACGCCTGCGATGGTGGCATGCCGAAGGAGAACAGGACATCAAGATAGAGGGAATCAAGCGCAAGCCTGGGGAGTTTGCTAGTCCTGGAGGCGCAGATACCAGCTATCTGGGACAATGCCAGAATGGCCAATGTGTCATGATGTGATGTTGctagtgttttttttttcttgaagTTCCTATTTGCCAGTTTGAGATCAATTGCTTCCTATATCTGTTTCTTAACTTTCTGTTTCAGCTGCTTTCTACAAATCCATAATTAAATTTAACTCGATCAAACACAAAGAATGATTATCTAAATGTTATCCGAGGTCGCTTTGAGTGTACATATATATCATAGGTCTATAACTAGCTGGTTAGGTCGAATTATATAAATGCCGTGGGTATGCGAGATAAGATAAACAATGATGAGGGGCATAGGCAGCTATGATGACATTAAAACAATGTAGATTAGCTTAGAACAAAGAATAATTATCCCAATTGTTACCTAGCAGATAGTCTATATCCTTAAGATGCTTCAATCAAGTCCTCTATCCAGTGAACCGCAAAGGTGAAAGAAGAGCGGAGGATCAACGGGTGAGCGGTGTGCCCTTGTTGATCTTCAGGGAAAATTCTCAGCCCGACAAGTCACCAAGTGTCTTCCGCAAGTCTTCCCTTTCCTGATCTTACTTCGCCAACCAACTGCATTGCAAAAGTACCGATTTCCAACTTCAATTCCGGTCCTCAACCTCGAACCACCCTCCCCCCGGAAAGAGCGAGTGGCGCGTGCGGATGGCCGTTGCGGTGTCCGACTGCTAAACTAAGACAGGACAAGTTCAACGGCCATCGAGTCTTACCTGACCTCTCCTGACTATGAGACGCGGTCTGCAACAGTGATACGAGACCGAGACTTCACTTTTTTGTTCACCAAATTCTTCTGCAACGCGTCAACAAGATGGCTGCGGAGGAGTTGTCGGAGGGCGGCATGGCCGATATCATCCGTGCCCTGCAACTCATTCACAACCCTGCGTCGTCAAACGATTTACGGAAGGAGGCTTCACAATTTGTGGAGAACTTGAAAGAATCTGATGCCGCGGCCCGAAATGGCTTCCTTTTGGCTTCCCGCATGGAGCATGAGCCTGTTGTCCGATATTTCGGTCTTACCCTCCTCGATCACGTTCTTCGCCAATACAACTTCACCAACCCCGAAGAAGCCAAGACCTTGCGCATGATGATTTTGCAACTCGCTGAGAACGTCCGCCCCGAAGACCCTACCTTTTTCCGGAATAAGATATCTCAGTTGTGGACCGAGGCCGCTAAGAAGACCTGGGGACTGGACTGGATGGATATGGATGCCAACCTGGTTCAGTTCTGGGGTGCATCTCTCGTTCACAAAGAGCTGGTCCTTGCTGTTCTCGAGACTCTTTCCGAGGACGTCTTTTTCAGAGAAGATACTGCCTCATCACTACGGGGAGGTGAGCTCAACCGGTCGCTCATCGAAATTTTTACCCCTGCAGGCATTGTAGAGCAAGTTGCTGGGGATAAAAACAGTGCCACAATTCCACGCTGTGGACAGGAGGGCTGGCTTATTCGTATCTGCGAATTTCTTGACAATTGCGTCCAGAACGTCTCCAGCTCGGAACAGGCTCGGGATGCGGCTCTAAAAGCTTTGGCAACTTTGAGATCTGCTTTGTCATGGTCCATCTACAAAGGTGTGATTGTCTCCCAAGTTGTTCCAAGCATTTTCCGAGCTTTGCCTTGTCAAGATGACCAGGTGCTCCTCTCTGCAATTGAAGCACTTCATGCACTTTATGGAAGAAATACTATCGGCAGCGAAGATTCGCACGAGCTAGTATGCCTGATCTTTGAGCCCGAATATCTTGTTGTTCTCCAAAGGCTTTACGAATGGTCAATCGTGGGTCCGGATGACGTGGATGATCCTAAATATCTTATCTCTAAAAAGCTTTCTGAGATGGTCTCATATATTGCAGGATGCTTGGAAGATGAGAAGTTCTTGGTCTCTACAATGGACTGTTTGAATCTGCCGCCATTCCTGCAATTCGTGGCCAACATAATGCAACACCAGAGCTTGACGGTCTCTATACCTTGCTTGCATCTTTGGTCCAGACTGTTACATAGCTCCAAAATTAGTAACTTGGACTTTGTGCAACAACAAACTCCTCAGTTCTTGAACATTTGCACCCAGAGGCTTCTTCGTTGGGAGTCTCTCCCGACTGAATCAGACAATCCCACGGTGCGGTTTTTGGTCGAAGACATTGATACGGTTCCCGAGCGACATGCCTTTGTTGGTAATTACCGCCGTTACTGTTCCTCAATCATCGAAATTATTACTCTCAAGCGGCCTCAAGAAGCTGTGCGCGAAATTCTGGCCCGGGTGGACACCAACCTTGACAACTTGTATAGCGGCGTTGAGCCATTTAGCAGTGAGTGCCAGCAATCTAATGAACTGTTGATTTGGTGGCTCAATTTTTTCGCAGTGGCAACTTTCTCCAAATCGTCGATTCCTCTCATGCGAGCGGATGCTCAGTTCGCAGTGGTAGAGGCTGTCATCAAGGGCTACAACAAATGGGTTTCGGCTCACGGAAAATCACCACAACGCGATGTAAGAGTATGGAGTGGAATAATGAATCGTCGGTTGCTAATATCTGACAGGAATCTAAACGATTGGAATTGGAACATGTGGTGGAGAACTGGGCTTCAACTCTGATGCAAAAATCTTTTGAGGTAGGCAATTATGTATGAATTCTAGGGTTCCATGCACTCATCTCTCTGTCATAGGATCCGGTCTTGAAACAAAGAGTCATCAAACTGGCTGTCGACATCTCTTCAAGGGCTTTGGACAATCATCCGGGATTTGCGCTCAAAGTTCTGGAACACATTCTCATGTCACGTTTACCGGATCGAACCGAATACCCAGTGTATTCCGAGGCTGTCAAGGAACTCCATGGATTGGCAAGCTCTGAACTTCGTCGGTTGGCTATGCGTTATGCGGACTACTTCTACGTATGTCAATTCTCACATCTCGATTGTCCAGTGCTCTCTAACCATGCCCACTGCAGACTTTCTATGACCTTCTTGAGCCAAAGATCAAAGAAATCACACTGGCTAACCGCATTGATGACAAATTGCAAATGGAACTGACTTCTATCTTGCTCATAATTATGTAAAACATTCTTCCCATTCATATTGTCCAGCATAAATGCCCCGTACTAACCCCAAGCAGGCAACGTGCAATCAATGCTGATCCTTATCTGCGCCAAAATCGGCTCGCAGCTTTCCTTCAGCCCATCCGGGTGTCATGGCAAGACGACCAATTCCGTCACAGCAGCTCCACTTTCCCCGGGTTTTGCAGTATGCTTGGATTGGAAAATGTTGGCCCATATATGCAATCCAAAGAAGCACAGAAACTGGCAGACTGGTCTGAGGTTGTCTTGGACGCCGAAGGGAGGTTAGTTCAAGAAGAGATGACCAGAAAATTTCAGGTAAGAAAGAACGCCAAACTTCGTTTCCCTTGCTGGGGCCAATCTGAACCATGCTATTCTAGCTGTTGCCGTTGCGTGGCACCAAGACCATGTTAGCCGTTTCCACGGATAGACTCAAGAAGTCTACGCCCGCCTATGTGACTGCTTGCGAGATGTGGCATGAATTAATCCCCGTCATTCTTCCCACTTTGTTGCAGCTTGTCAGGTAATTTACTATGCCGATGCAGATTAATGCCACCAAGCTAACTTTAAATTTCAAGACACGCCCATGCCTTCCACAATCCTACCAATTGGAATATGGTCGAAGGCATGCAACCAATTGTCGAGCGTATCCTCACAGATCGATTTTGGCAGGCAGGTATTTCTGTCGGTAGCCGTGACGAGTTCTATGCCAGAATCACATCATCGAAGTCTACACTTGAAGGGTTTGCATCATCGGTTCGAGGAAAAGTCAGAGCTGTCCGCGAAGCATGCTACTCCATGCTATTCAGCATGAGCAGAATGCGAGAGCACTTTTATGGATTCGCCGAACTTCCAGGACCCCTATCTGAAGCATTGTTCGTTGACTCACCGCATCTCTCCTCCCACCAATTTTCGGTACTTCTCAACATCTCGCGTTGTCTGATTGACGACTGCCCTGTGCAATTCCGCAGCCAATTCTTACCCCCCATGTTATCGACTCTATTCATCAACATTGATCGTAAAGTCACCACAGAATGGGAAATAATTGAACAACGCAGGAACGGAACTTCGGACGGAGATCTCACCACGGAGATGAAATCCGAAAGTGTCCTTCGCCAGTTGACTTACTCTGCTGTGATCATGGTAGCCAGTCTATTTGATCCACAGAGAGGTGGTAAACACTCCCTGATCCATCAGACATTCATTAGCATAAACCACCCAATACTGACGGAACGTGACCTCTCAGACCCAGATGGGACTGAATCAGATCCCAGTGCACCCCTACCGACCCCGAAACTCTCTGATTCTATCCGCCATTTTGTCCTCTCCTCCCCCCAGATCTTCGAGCCTGTCATGCTCTTCTGTACGCACGCTCTTCGCATGCGCGATACGCGCAGCGGTAGCATTATCACCCGTGTCATTCGGTCAATTCTGCAAGACTTTGCGCCTACGAACGATACCCCGGACACCCAAACCATCGCGACCATCCGCGAATTCATATGTACTGATGTTCTCACAGCATGCATTTCATCCGTACATGAATCATACTTTGTTGATATGCAAAAGGACCTCGCTCAGCTAATTGCATCAATTTGGTGTCTCTACGGCTTCTGTAGCGATACCCCTCGTGCTGTATTCCTGAGCTTGCCAGGAATTAGCGCAGATAAAGTCGCCAGTACCGAGTCTGCACTTCATCGTACTACCTCACCAAGGCAGCAGCGCGCATTAGTCTTGGAGCTTCTCGAGCCCCTCCGCGGCATTAGTATTGCCGAGCAAGGGAAAATACTGGGTTCTCGCGAGGAACGTCGCAAGGCCCGCTCAGCATTGCAGGAGCGATACATGACCAATGAGATGGAAACTCAGCAGCAGAATCACCGTGTCGATATTAACGATGGTCCCGATCTTGGTGGTGTGGCTGATCTATTTGGATAGGCTAAGCATCATCTCCTTGGATTGTCAAAGGTTGGGATGTGCCGTGGAGCTGTCGGGCTTGTTGATTCTTCATTTCCATTCAGTACACCATTCGCGGCACGACACGCTTTTTTTCAGTGTCACATCTCGGCCTGTTTTCTATCTGGATCTTCGTTGCGGCCTTCTCAACTACCCCGTCGTTAGCGAGCAAGCGGTGCTTTGCAAGAGATGATAttataaaaaaaacaaccaaaTACCATTATGCACAATTAGATTACGTTCTCTATTATTGGCTTACTTGTAGCTCTGCCATTAGACCAGGACTTTGAACGAGCAAAGAAATAAGACAAATTGCAAAAGACTGAACTAAACCTTTCACTAGGCAAGTTATATCTACAGTGTTTTCTCCGAAATGGCTTCGAAAATGTTTGCGCCAACTACCACCACAATGCTTCTAGCTCTCTCACAACGATCGGAAAGGCCCAGTTCAGTCTGCATATCATGGAGGCAAGGggtcacccacccaagcATCCTAAAACACCAGCATCATACAGAGTCAAAAGGAGGGAACAGAGGTACACTATCGCTCAAAATAAGCATGACATCGTCAGACTGTCTATTGAGTGAGATTGGCAGGGGTATAGGCGAAAGTAGGGCGGACAAAGCTGCCAAGGCAAGAAAAGTTAGCATCAATCCCGAGAAACGAGACAGCGTCCAGCCGTGCTTGCATGGAACATACCGGTCGGAGTTATAGATCCTGGCATCGGTACCGAGAAGTTCCTTCTCGCGCGCCTTGTCGGCGTAGTGCCGGCGAACCTGGTCTCGGTCCTCCTCGGCCTGGAGGAGGGGAGTGAGGTGTAAACGGGACCAGATCTTCTCACGGGCGAGCTCACTATTGTTCAAACAGATTTTAGTCAATCGGCTCACTTCTCTCTTCTGCTAGCGGGGGTGTCTCGGGGTCCAATTGCGGTTCTCTCGGGTAGATCGGAGGTAGCAAAGGTGTGTGTCTCCTGCTGGACAAAACGTACCGCTGCTCACGGACACCATGGAAGTACTTGTAGAAACCGTAGGCCATAATAACATGCATGCCAATCAGGTAGTAGGAGGGCTTGAAGCCGCGGACGGGAAGGTTTCGCTATCGAGAGTAAGAAACAAAACTGTTGGCTTTATGTCTGTGTGCTGGGTGCGCAGGGCCACTAAAGGCCCGGAAAATAGGCTGAATAGCTTACCTTGTATTGGACTTGAGCGTAGCCCCCCGTTGGGGGCATATCCTGAGGCATTGTGACGGTAAAGGGCTGGTAAAGGGCTTGGAGGGATAGCGAGGAGCCGCTGTGACGACTGGAGAAGTTGGGTCTGAGTAGTCACGTGAATTTTGTACAGTAATGAGGGCTGTGGTGCACGTCATTGGTTGATGAGAATCGAGCGGCCGCTTTTCGAACTTTTGATCTACAGTCGGCAGCCCACCTTTATCTTTTGCTTGCCAATTCCACTGGAAAGCGATGGGGGAGCAAGAACGGCCTCGCAAATTGGCAAAATTGGACCACGACGAAAATACCACCTACGAGGTGCTCGGCCCTGCCATGACTGGAGCCCGCGATGTTGCCGGCAACGAACTAGAGCCCGCGTGCGCTCAGATTGGGAACGAACCGCTCGATCTCTCAGAATTTACGGTCCACAAGGAGGAAAAACCAGCTATTGAATCTGCAGCTCACGATGGCGCCCAAGGAGCCCCACCTGTTATGTCAAAAAATCAGATGAAGAAGCTACGCCGCGCGGAGGCCCATCAGCAGAAGCGCGCTCTTCAAAAGGCCCAGAAGAAGGACAAGATCGTTGAAAAGCGAGAGCGTCGCAAGGCTATGGTTGAGGAGGCAAGGGAAAAAGGTGGCGAGGAAGCTGTCAACAAGCTACGGGCGTTGTGGCGAGGCAAGAAAGCCAAGCACACCAGGTCAACACTACTACCTCTGACGTTCGTGATGGATTGCGGCTACGATGAGCTGATGTCCGAAAGAGAGCGCATCTCATTGGCTGGCCAGCTCACGCGATCATACTCAGACAACAGCCGAGCAGTCTACAACGGGCACATGATATTCTCGTCATTCGACAAATTACTGAAAGAGCGATTCGACACCGTATTGGCGTGCCACAAAAACTGGAAGCGTATTCGGTTTTTGCAGGAAGATTTTGTGCAAGCTGGTGAGCTGGCCAAAGAACAGATGACAGCCGCGCGAGGAGGTCAACTTGCTGGGCCGTTCGCCGAACAGACTGATGCGAAGCCAGAGGACGGGGAAATCGTCTATCTCAGCAGTGATAGTGAGAATACTTTGACCGAGCTGAAGCCCTACAGCACTTATATTGTCGGAGCGCTAGTGGATAAAAACCGACACAAGGCAGTCTGCTACAACCAGGCAGTTGAAAAGGGCATCAAAACTGCTAAGTTGCCTATCGGACAGTACATTCAAATGGCGCATCGTCCGGTACTGGCCACCAATCATGTCATTGAGATCATGCTtcaatggctggagcttcgTGACTGGGGCAAGGCGTTCATGAAGGTCATTCCTACCCGGAAAGGCGGCGCCTTGAGGGAAAACCCGAACGAAACCCAGAACGAGGGTGAGGAAAATGCCGAAAATGATACTGAAGATGTGAACGAGGAGGATATGGAAGCAGACCAGATGAAGCAGTTGGAAGAGATCGCAGCTTTTGAGGAAGGAAGTGCGGAcgaaaatgaagaaaaggaatAGTTTGTGCTTTCCATCGAACAAATTGTACTTATATACAATGCCAAAAGGGGGCCAGTCAGCGATTGCAATATGAAGTTATGCTTGTATCTATAGTGTCATGATGGTTGTCGTCTGAAGGGAGGGTTTTGATCTGCTTAAGCTCTGCTGTCCCTTTTGTCAATGCTTCAATGACCTTTGCCAGCTTTTGAGATACCCAGCAACTGAGACCAGTCATTTTTTTACTATTATTCTCACTCTCCTTGACTACTGTTGTAGAAGACGCAGCCAGATAGTGAACGGGAATGTGCCTTGATAGATAAGCAACATACCTATTTAGGCAtagttaactaactagtCAACTTAGAGCGACCCTATGTGCTTACCTCAGCAATTAGCCACAACAGCCACAGCCTTTGAATCTATGACGGAAGCGATTTTCATTGTGATTATTGCACTTAAGGACTTGCTATCGCTTTTTTCTCGTTATCCTCTTCAAAAAGGCAGAAGAGCTTTTGCTACTGTGCATAGTTCTTTGACTCTTTCCCATATCAATTTTCTTTCACTTCTTCCTGCCTTCCTTCCTCTCTCAACTGCCTCTCGGTTTTTTTGTTTGGCAGCTGCCCCTCGCAACCATGTTTATGCTCCGCAACGGTGAGCAACGCGCTTTTCATGCCCCTCCAAACCCCTCTATACCAGGAAATTTTTGGGGTTGTTTTGCCGTTTTGAACTAGGGTACTGATGTCTTGTCTTCTTTACATTTCATAGTGAGCAAATTTCTATTTGGTGACGCTTCGAAAGAATCCATCATTGAAATCCCCCAAGGCGAGCTGTATCTGGTTCGCCCACAGTCGCCCAAGGGTTACTCTGAACTTATCTTCAAGGACGCCGCTGCAACGATCCGACGGACTGGTCAGGAGTTTCAATACCAGCTTGTTATTCAAAGAGCTTATGAAGAGGGCGAGGAAGAACTTGCGGACGAAGACGGTGAGCAAGGCGCGGGTGACGGCCTAGATAAAGACGAGAAGGTTTTCCTTTTGGACCAAACTCTCCACTTCCGCTCTGAACTCCGTGAAGGAGGCGCAAAAATATTGGCCTGGGATGACCTGAGCGGCGACGCTGGTGATCTCTTCGAATTCATATGCGACTCTTCGGTCCCATCGGACAAAGTTGCCACCTTCGAGCTTGCTGCCCTCCAGTGTCAGTACGAACGCAAACACCGCCGCAGTGCACAGAAGGCCACCGAGGCGGAGTTGGATGAGTTCTCATACAACGAAGAAGAGCCTATACCATCTGCCAGTCCGATCTCTTCGCCAACCAGAAATTCCTTTACAGCAGAGGATTCAGCCGCAGCCATGGCAAAAGACGTAGAATATGCCCAGTCCAAAGGACAGATCAAGACTGCCACTCTTGAGGAGGAACCGACTACTGCCCCGCCGTCTGCAGCCCACCCGGAAGCCAAGGAGATTCTCTGCAAAGAAGATGCTGAACTGCATTTGTTCGACTTTTCCACTGGAACATTTGTTCTCCAGGAGTCGGAAATCATTGCGACTGTCTCCGAGGTCGGTACTTGGCAGTACTGGCTCCAGATCACTGGCAAGGATAAGGAGTGGTTAGGACAGGCTGTCGTCGCTGATATTAACCCCGTCTTTAATTTCGAATACCTTTCGTTTATCTTCAACCACTACGGCGAGGATGGTTCAGCCTACTCATGGCTCCTGCGATTCAAGGACCAGGCTTCGGAAGAACGATTCCAGGAAGGTCTGATGCAGGCGCTGTGGGAACAGCTCAATGAGTTGAAGTGGACTAAAGTCAAGGAGAATGACCGAGACTATGTTCTTGATGCCTTCCAGGATCTTACCATGGAAGACGCGGACAACAAGCTAgaggaagaagttgaggaagaagaagaggaagaggctgAAGGGGAGTATGACGGCGACCAGGACGACGCTCAGCGCAGTGAACACTACGACagcgatgaagaggaagaagacgttGTTACACGTGATGCAGATGGAAATGTCAACTCTCAATTGGCAGTGGGCTACAAGCATGATCGATCATTCGTTGTGCGAGGGTCCAAGATCGGTGTCTTTAAGCATACCGCCCACAACAACCTTGAATTCTCCACAACGATTTCAAAGGTCGAAACACCTAAGGGCAAACTTTTCAGCCCCAAGAAGGTCATGCTTCATGCTGAGGATCAGAATATGATTCTTCAGAATAGAGATGATCCTAACTCGCTGTACAAGATGGATCTGGAGTACGGCAAGATCGTCGACGAATGGAAGGTTCACGACGACATTGCAGTGGAGACTTTTGCTCCCGAAAACGTAAGTTGTCTCGCAGGGTTGAAATGAACTTTTGGACAAACTGACAAAACTCGCAGAAATTCGCACAAATGACGGCAGCGCAGCCATTCGTCGGTATCTCCAAGAACGCCCTTTACCGCATCGATCCTCGCCTTTCTGGCAACAAGCTTGTCGATTCTGATCTGAAGCAGTACGTCAGCAAGAATGATTTCTCGGCTGTGGCTACCACTGAGAAGGGATACCTTGCTGTCGCGTCTAACAAGGGTGACATCCGCATGTTCGACCGACTGGGCATCAACGCGAAGACTCATATCCCGGCTCTTGGCGAGCCAATCATCGGCCTTGATGTGTCTGCAGATGGACGCTGGGTCCTGGCAACTTGTCGCACCTACCTTCTCCTCATTGATTCGCTGCAGAAGGAAGGCAAGAACGAGGGCAAGCTCGGCTTCGAGCGTGCTTTTGCGAAGGACTCGAAGCCTCAGCCCCGCCGTCTTGGCTTGCAGCCCGCACACGTTGCCCAGTTCCAGCACGAGACAAAACAGCCTCTCTCATTCACCACCGCACGCTTCAACACCGGTGTCGACTCAACAGAAACGAGCATCGTCACTGCTACCGGTCCCTTCATCATAACATGGAGTATGAAGAAAGTTATTGCTAACCGCAGGGACCCCTACACTATCAAGCGGTATGGTGAGAATGTCATGGCTGATAACTTCCGATTCGGCTCTGACAAGAATGTCATCGTTGCTCTGCCAAACGAGGTCAACATGGTCGCCAAGCGTACTTTCCAGAAGCCTACGCGCGAGAGCATCGCTGGTCCTGCCACACCAAACCGTGCGCGCAGCAGATGGAGCAGTCGTCTTGGCAAGGATGACATTGTCAACTCCCCTTACTAGTCTTCGCTTCATTTTTCCCCCGTGTCTCTCATCGGCCCCTGGATTTCCTCTATTAATGTTCCATTACCCATACCCCCTGATGTTCTGTGCTTTTCTATCTTTTCCATTATTGTGACTTTCTTTGCGGGGGTTTTCTCTTCTGACGCCGCTGGAAGCTCTCCTCTACTTTGGGGTCTTCTCTACACTCACCACTCTGTTTCTTTCGTTTGAAATTCCTGGGCAATTTTAGTTTGGAGCTCAAGGGTGGCTCTTACTGAATGAGTTTTTATTCTACAAGGTGGCTAGCTAGTTTCAACCAATTAATCGCTGATCCTGGAGGAATTTTGTCCATCAATACTCATTCTTCTCATCTTATATATCTTTGATCTCAGCGCCTCCGACTCTCCCTCTTTCCACTCATTATCTCCTCGTA
Protein-coding sequences here:
- a CDS encoding Nuclear import and export protein Msn5, putative; the encoded protein is MAAEELSEGGMADIIRALQLIHNPASSNDLRKEASQFVENLKESDAAARNGFLLASRMEHEPVVRYFGLTLLDHVLRQYNFTNPEEAKTLRMMILQLAENVRPEDPTFFRNKISQLWTEAAKKTWGLDWMDMDANLVQFWGASLVHKELVLAVLETLSEDVFFREDTASSLRGGELNRSLIEIFTPAGIVEQVAGDKNSATIPRCGQEGWLIRICEFLDNCVQNVSSSEQARDAALKALATLRSALSWSIYKGVIVSQVVPSIFRALPCQDDQVLLSAIEALHALYGRNTIGSEDSHELVCLIFEPEYLVVLQRLYEWSIVGPDDVDDPKYLISKKLSEMVSYIAGCLEDEKFLVSTMDCLNLPPFLQFVANIMQHQSLTVSIPCLHLWSRLLHSSKISNLDFVQQQTPQFLNICTQRLLRWESLPTESDNPTVRFLVEDIDTVPERHAFVGNYRRYCSSIIEIITLKRPQEAVREILARVDTNLDNLYSGVEPFSMATFSKSSIPLMRADAQFAVVEAVIKGYNKWVSAHGKSPQRDESKRLELEHVVENWASTLMQKSFEDPVLKQRVIKLAVDISSRALDNHPGFALKVLEHILMSRLPDRTEYPVYSEAVKELHGLASSELRRLAMRYADYFYTFYDLLEPKIKEITLANRIDDKLQMELTSILLIIMQRAINADPYLRQNRLAAFLQPIRVSWQDDQFRHSSSTFPGFCSMLGLENVGPYMQSKEAQKLADWSEVVLDAEGRLVQEEMTRKFQLLPLRGTKTMLAVSTDRLKKSTPAYVTACEMWHELIPVILPTLLQLVRHAHAFHNPTNWNMVEGMQPIVERILTDRFWQAGISVGSRDEFYARITSSKSTLEGFASSVRGKVRAVREACYSMLFSMSRMREHFYGFAELPGPLSEALFVDSPHLSSHQFSVLLNISRCLIDDCPVQFRSQFLPPMLSTLFINIDRKVTTEWEIIEQRRNGTSDGDLTTEMKSESVLRQLTYSAVIMVASLFDPQRGDPDGTESDPSAPLPTPKLSDSIRHFVLSSPQIFEPVMLFCTHALRMRDTRSGSIITRVIRSILQDFAPTNDTPDTQTIATIREFICTDVLTACISSVHESYFVDMQKDLAQLIASIWCLYGFCSDTPRAVFLSLPGISADKVASTESALHRTTSPRQQRALVLELLEPLRGISIAEQGKILGSREERRKARSALQERYMTNEMETQQQNHRVDINDGPDLGGVADLFG
- a CDS encoding NADH-ubiquinone oxidoreductase subunit GRIM-19, putative encodes the protein MPQDMPPTGGYAQVQYKRNLPVRGFKPSYYLIGMHVIMAYGFYKYFHGVREQRELAREKIWSRLHLTPLLQAEEDRDQVRRHYADKAREKELLGTDARIYNSDRFVRPTFAYTPANLTQ
- a CDS encoding tRNA (guanine-N1-)-methyltransferase; protein product: MGEQERPRKLAKLDHDENTTYEVLGPAMTGARDVAGNELEPACAQIGNEPLDLSEFTVHKEEKPAIESAAHDGAQGAPPVMSKNQMKKLRRAEAHQQKRALQKAQKKDKIVEKRERRKAMVEEAREKGGEEAVNKLRALWRGKKAKHTRSTLLPLTFVMDCGYDELMSERERISLAGQLTRSYSDNSRAVYNGHMIFSSFDKLLKERFDTVLACHKNWKRIRFLQEDFVQAGELAKEQMTAARGGQLAGPFAEQTDAKPEDGEIVYLSSDSENTLTELKPYSTYIVGALVDKNRHKAVCYNQAVEKGIKTAKLPIGQYIQMAHRPVLATNHVIEIMLQWLELRDWGKAFMKVIPTRKGGALRENPNETQNEGEENAENDTEDVNEEDMEADQMKQLEEIAAFEEGSADENEEKE
- a CDS encoding Vacuolar import/degradation, Vid27-related — its product is MFMLRNVSKFLFGDASKESIIEIPQGELYLVRPQSPKGYSELIFKDAAATIRRTGQEFQYQLVIQRAYEEGEEELADEDGEQGAGDGLDKDEKVFLLDQTLHFRSELREGGAKILAWDDLSGDAGDLFEFICDSSVPSDKVATFELAALQCQYERKHRRSAQKATEAELDEFSYNEEEPIPSASPISSPTRNSFTAEDSAAAMAKDVEYAQSKGQIKTATLEEEPTTAPPSAAHPEAKEILCKEDAELHLFDFSTGTFVLQESEIIATVSEVGTWQYWLQITGKDKEWLGQAVVADINPVFNFEYLSFIFNHYGEDGSAYSWLLRFKDQASEERFQEGLMQALWEQLNELKWTKVKENDRDYVLDAFQDLTMEDADNKLEEEVEEEEEEEAEGEYDGDQDDAQRSEHYDSDEEEEDVVTRDADGNVNSQLAVGYKHDRSFVVRGSKIGVFKHTAHNNLEFSTTISKVETPKGKLFSPKKVMLHAEDQNMILQNRDDPNSLYKMDLEYGKIVDEWKVHDDIAVETFAPENKFAQMTAAQPFVGISKNALYRIDPRLSGNKLVDSDLKQYVSKNDFSAVATTEKGYLAVASNKGDIRMFDRLGINAKTHIPALGEPIIGLDVSADGRWVLATCRTYLLLIDSLQKEGKNEGKLGFERAFAKDSKPQPRRLGLQPAHVAQFQHETKQPLSFTTARFNTGVDSTETSIVTATGPFIITWSMKKVIANRRDPYTIKRYGENVMADNFRFGSDKNVIVALPNEVNMVAKRTFQKPTRESIAGPATPNRARSRWSSRLGKDDIVNSPY